A single window of Ignavibacteriota bacterium DNA harbors:
- a CDS encoding metallophosphoesterase: MPFAVKVILVLLSVILLEIYFVKRVVNSIKFIFPKFSDRKIKVGKWIFLTLVNIYPIIAITAWIYVLLNNIGYFQPPENIFFDYFVLYPFWVGTIIIVQSTLFFLLLEILHLTILPFIKNVKPKINRIKSALFFVIFICAFIYVPFRIIYDYKSVEINEVSFYKEEIPESLNGFKIAFISDIQADRYTDEKRLTNFIEKVNSTNPDLILMAGDMITSTPDYIEFSAHQLSKLKPKYGIFTCVGDHDNWAYRGDNKRSLKEVTIALNKVNIPMIDNNKLHLGIDGANIEVSFITNTYVEKASENILDSLTKNNTKADLRIFLTHQPMEFLIKKAEEKNFDLFLAGHTHGGQITFLFPFINLSPTQIETPYMRGEFKFGKTLMVVTRGLGMSLAPVRYNSTPEITIIKIKSKS, translated from the coding sequence ATGCCGTTTGCCGTTAAAGTAATACTCGTTTTACTTTCAGTCATTCTTTTAGAAATTTACTTTGTTAAAAGAGTGGTAAATTCCATAAAGTTTATTTTTCCAAAATTTTCAGATAGGAAAATAAAAGTTGGCAAATGGATTTTTCTTACACTTGTCAATATTTATCCAATAATAGCTATAACTGCGTGGATTTACGTACTTTTAAATAATATCGGATATTTTCAGCCGCCGGAAAATATTTTCTTTGATTATTTTGTTCTTTATCCATTTTGGGTCGGTACAATTATAATTGTGCAATCAACATTATTTTTTCTTCTTCTAGAAATTTTACATTTAACAATTCTTCCATTTATAAAAAATGTTAAGCCCAAAATTAATCGCATAAAATCCGCATTATTTTTCGTCATATTTATTTGCGCGTTTATTTATGTGCCCTTCAGAATAATTTATGATTATAAATCGGTAGAAATAAATGAGGTTTCATTTTATAAGGAAGAAATTCCGGAAAGCTTAAATGGATTTAAAATAGCGTTTATTTCGGATATTCAAGCAGATAGATATACGGATGAAAAAAGACTTACCAATTTTATTGAAAAAGTAAATTCTACAAATCCAGATTTAATTTTAATGGCCGGGGATATGATTACAAGCACTCCGGATTATATTGAGTTTTCAGCACATCAATTAAGTAAGCTTAAACCGAAATATGGAATTTTTACTTGCGTCGGCGATCATGATAATTGGGCTTATAGAGGAGATAATAAAAGGAGCTTAAAAGAAGTCACCATAGCCTTAAACAAAGTAAATATTCCAATGATTGATAATAATAAACTGCATTTAGGTATTGATGGCGCAAACATTGAAGTAAGTTTTATAACTAACACATATGTTGAAAAAGCCAGTGAAAATATTTTAGATTCATTGACTAAAAATAATACTAAAGCAGATTTACGGATATTTCTCACACATCAGCCAATGGAATTTTTGATTAAAAAAGCCGAAGAAAAAAACTTTGATTTATTTTTAGCGGGACATACTCACGGCGGACAAATTACGTTTTTATTTCCGTTCATCAACCTTTCGCCTACACAAATTGAAACACCATATATGCGAGGAGAATTTAAATTCGGTAAAACTTTAATGGTTGTAACTCGTGGATTGGGCATGTCGCTTGCTCCGGTAAGATATAATTCAACTCCGGAAATAACTATTATTAAAATTAAAAGTAAATCATAA
- a CDS encoding DUF2147 domain-containing protein, translating to MKKIFYLVPVVIAFLLSANIYAQKEKVEGLWKTIDDETGQPKSIVKIYVKDGKVYGDVVKLFRKAGEDPDPVCDKCDDEDARKNKKILGMTIITDMKKGDDGVWEDGEILDPKKGKVYDCKLWVENGKLQVRGYVLFFHRTQEWLKYEGEI from the coding sequence ATGAAGAAAATATTTTATTTAGTACCAGTTGTTATAGCATTTTTATTAAGCGCAAATATTTATGCTCAGAAAGAAAAAGTTGAAGGACTTTGGAAAACAATTGATGATGAAACAGGTCAGCCTAAATCCATTGTTAAAATTTATGTAAAAGATGGAAAAGTTTATGGAGACGTTGTAAAATTATTTAGAAAAGCCGGAGAAGATCCGGATCCCGTTTGCGATAAATGTGATGATGAAGACGCACGAAAAAATAAAAAAATATTGGGAATGACAATTATCACCGATATGAAAAAAGGAGATGACGGAGTTTGGGAAGATGGAGAAATTCTCGATCCTAAAAAGGGAAAAGTTTATGATTGCAAACTTTGGGTCGAAAATGGAAAACTTCAGGTTCGCGGATACGTTTTGTTTTTCCATAGAACACAAGAATGGCTTAAATACGAAGGTGAAATTTAA
- a CDS encoding DinB family protein codes for MSSQKQRCNCVVKKGKKPMLKDNLIKIFDRDIEKLRNEISLFENEENLWKVFGDIKNSSGNLALHLCGNLKHYIGYMLGGFEYKRERDKEFSAKNIPQNEIIQNIEEAKIIVLKTLTNFDESRYSEIFKEKISLGEVEIGQFLLHLLTHLNYHLGQINYLRRMQIN; via the coding sequence ATGTCATCTCAAAAGCAGAGATGCAATTGTGTTGTTAAGAAAGGTAAAAAACCAATGCTTAAAGATAATTTGATAAAAATATTCGATAGAGATATTGAGAAATTGCGTAACGAAATTTCTTTGTTTGAAAACGAAGAAAATTTGTGGAAAGTTTTTGGCGATATAAAAAATTCCTCGGGAAATTTGGCTTTGCATTTATGCGGAAATTTAAAACATTATATCGGTTACATGCTCGGTGGTTTTGAATATAAAAGAGAAAGAGATAAAGAATTTTCGGCAAAAAATATCCCCCAAAATGAAATTATTCAAAATATAGAGGAAGCAAAAATAATAGTACTGAAAACATTAACTAATTTTGACGAATCAAGATATTCAGAAATATTCAAAGAAAAAATTTCTCTCGGCGAAGTTGAAATTGGGCAGTTTTTACTTCACTTACTAACTCATCTTAATTATCATTTGGGACAAATAAATTATTTGCGAAGAATGCAAATTAATTAG
- a CDS encoding MOSC domain-containing protein, whose product MSNYKLTQINIFPVKSLSGISLRESKVEERGLCYDRRWMLVDLENMFLTQRLLPKMIFIDVKIENDHLVIIHKRKKIESIKISLSEFPVKKTKVQIWEDFCDSLEYDNFINEWFSEALDFKCKLVYMPDLFERKTSTKYYPESKNVSFADGYPFLIIGEESLNLLNGKLVNQISMDQFRPNFVFAGGNAHDEDDWKDIKIGNLRFTIVKPCARCVITTIDQRSGNKNKEPLSTLSTYRNFDNKILFGQNVIAHYEGIIKVGDQIILK is encoded by the coding sequence ATGTCTAACTATAAATTAACACAGATAAACATATTTCCCGTAAAATCATTATCCGGAATTTCACTTCGAGAATCAAAAGTTGAAGAAAGAGGTTTGTGTTATGATAGAAGATGGATGCTCGTAGATCTTGAAAATATGTTTCTCACTCAAAGACTTTTACCCAAAATGATTTTCATTGATGTAAAAATTGAGAATGATCATTTGGTCATTATCCATAAAAGAAAAAAAATTGAATCGATAAAAATCTCACTTTCTGAATTCCCAGTTAAAAAAACTAAAGTTCAAATTTGGGAAGATTTTTGCGACTCACTTGAATATGATAATTTTATAAATGAATGGTTTAGCGAAGCATTGGACTTTAAGTGTAAATTGGTTTATATGCCCGATTTATTTGAACGAAAAACCAGTACAAAATATTATCCCGAAAGTAAAAATGTAAGTTTTGCGGATGGTTATCCTTTTTTAATTATTGGAGAAGAATCGTTAAATTTATTAAACGGCAAACTCGTCAATCAAATTTCAATGGATCAGTTCAGACCTAATTTTGTTTTTGCCGGCGGGAATGCTCATGATGAAGATGATTGGAAAGATATAAAGATTGGGAATTTGCGATTCACAATTGTTAAACCTTGTGCAAGATGTGTAATTACAACAATCGATCAGCGGAGCGGAAATAAAAACAAAGAACCATTATCAACATTAAGCACTTATAGAAATTTTGATAATAAAATACTGTTTGGTCAAAATGTAATTGCCCATTATGAAGGGATTATTAAGGTTGGTGATCAAATTATTTTAAAATAA
- a CDS encoding TrpB-like pyridoxal phosphate-dependent enzyme: MDKQKKYLLDEKDIPTQWYNVQADMPNPMLPPLHPGTKQPVGPEDLAPIFPMELIKQEVTKERWIDIPDEVREIYKEWRVTPLIRAFGLEKLLDTPAKIYYKYEGVSPAGSHKLNTALAQAYYNKMEGVKKITTETGAGQWGSALAYACQKFGIDLEIFMVKVSYNQKPYRKLMMNTWGANVFASPTELTDSGKKILAEDPNSPGSLGIAISEAVERAVKDPLAKYSLGSVLNHVLLHQTVIGLEAIKQMELAGDFPDVVIAPLGGGSNFAGISFPFLRYKLAEGKNVRCVAVEPASCPKLTKGEFRYDFGDSVGLTPLIPMYTLGHNFVPAPIHAGGLRYHGASALASQLLKDKLIEAVALQQLECFDAGVKFANAEGIIPAPESTHGIAAVVREANNAKEEGKSKTILFNLSGHGHFDMGAYQDYFEGKLHDYHLTEEELHSGLKKLDTPKI; encoded by the coding sequence ATGGATAAGCAAAAAAAATACCTTTTAGATGAAAAAGATATACCGACACAATGGTACAATGTTCAAGCAGATATGCCAAACCCAATGCTGCCGCCGTTACACCCTGGAACAAAACAGCCGGTAGGACCGGAAGATTTGGCTCCGATTTTTCCGATGGAATTAATTAAACAAGAAGTAACAAAAGAAAGATGGATTGATATTCCCGATGAAGTAAGAGAAATTTATAAGGAATGGCGTGTAACTCCATTAATTAGAGCATTCGGTTTGGAAAAACTTTTAGATACACCTGCAAAAATTTACTATAAATATGAAGGAGTTAGTCCGGCGGGTTCACATAAACTCAATACAGCGCTTGCGCAAGCTTATTATAATAAAATGGAAGGCGTTAAAAAAATTACAACCGAAACCGGAGCTGGTCAATGGGGAAGCGCATTAGCATACGCGTGTCAGAAATTTGGCATTGATTTGGAAATATTTATGGTTAAGGTTAGTTATAATCAAAAACCGTATAGAAAATTAATGATGAACACTTGGGGCGCAAATGTTTTTGCGTCACCGACAGAATTAACAGATTCCGGAAAGAAAATTTTAGCCGAAGATCCTAATTCACCGGGCAGTTTAGGCATTGCAATTTCTGAAGCGGTTGAACGAGCAGTTAAAGATCCATTGGCAAAATATTCTTTGGGAAGCGTATTAAATCATGTTCTTCTTCATCAAACCGTAATTGGATTAGAAGCAATAAAGCAGATGGAATTAGCGGGAGATTTTCCTGATGTTGTAATTGCTCCTTTAGGCGGCGGATCAAATTTTGCTGGAATTTCATTTCCATTTTTAAGATATAAATTAGCCGAAGGTAAAAACGTAAGATGCGTTGCCGTTGAACCCGCTTCATGTCCAAAACTTACTAAAGGTGAATTCCGATATGACTTTGGAGATTCGGTTGGATTAACCCCGCTCATTCCAATGTATACATTAGGACATAATTTTGTTCCGGCTCCTATTCATGCCGGTGGATTAAGATATCATGGAGCTAGCGCTTTGGCAAGTCAGCTTCTTAAAGACAAATTAATAGAAGCGGTCGCTCTCCAGCAATTAGAATGTTTTGATGCCGGAGTAAAATTCGCGAATGCTGAAGGAATTATTCCAGCACCTGAATCAACGCATGGAATTGCCGCAGTAGTTAGGGAAGCCAACAATGCAAAAGAAGAAGGAAAATCAAAAACAATATTATTTAATTTAAGCGGTCATGGTCATTTTGATATGGGCGCATATCAGGATTATTTTGAAGGAAAACTTCACGACTATCATTTGACAGAAGAGGAATTACATTCCGGCTTAAAAAAATTAGATACTCCCAAAATTTGA
- a CDS encoding SRPBCC family protein, which produces MKILKILLKVIIVIIVLFLVVALFLPSEYKVERSIEINQPVEVVYNYVADFNNFYKWNPWTPFEPGHKVVVTGDSAAVGQKYFWEGKTIGSGEMVFTELKPYSLIKADIEFLTPQHGTGKVDFVFVPNGNSTKFSWSISGDADYLVGRYMGLMMDMILGKNFEDGAKTLKEKCEAM; this is translated from the coding sequence ATGAAAATACTTAAAATTCTTTTAAAAGTTATAATTGTTATCATTGTTCTTTTTTTAGTAGTCGCTCTTTTTCTTCCTTCAGAATATAAAGTTGAGCGAAGTATTGAAATAAATCAACCCGTAGAAGTTGTGTATAATTATGTCGCCGACTTTAACAATTTCTATAAGTGGAATCCTTGGACGCCATTCGAACCCGGTCATAAAGTTGTTGTAACAGGTGACTCGGCGGCGGTAGGACAAAAATATTTTTGGGAAGGAAAAACCATTGGTTCCGGAGAAATGGTTTTCACCGAATTAAAACCTTACAGTTTAATTAAAGCGGATATTGAGTTTTTAACTCCACAGCATGGAACCGGAAAAGTCGACTTTGTATTTGTGCCAAATGGAAATTCCACAAAATTCAGTTGGTCAATTAGTGGCGACGCGGATTATTTAGTTGGAAGGTATATGGGTTTAATGATGGACATGATTTTAGGCAAAAATTTTGAAGACGGCGCAAAAACGCTTAAAGAAAAATGCGAAGCAATGTAA
- a CDS encoding beta-lactamase family protein: MLKKYAALFIGLISVIFVFLYKFYSTDETIISNENKIALTKEQVLKSNEINKYFKHKSKVNGFNGNVLFAENGNIIYENSFGYSDLGSKTKNDLNTKFQLASVSKPFTAYAILLLKQRNELNLDDSVQQYFPDFPYNGITIKLLLIHKSGLPEYFYFTEKLWNEKDKEITNSDVINLMIDKFPNRYFLPDKKYNYINTNYCILAAIVEKITGDSFNEFMKEEIFEELGMKNTFIYNQENISSYKDIAVGYEREKIKAQDTFLNGVVGDKGVYTTVEDMLKFDQALYKGEPVQSEILEEAFKPMHEKLLINDNYGLGWRINAEDSTNKIVYHTGWWKGFRTYFIRELGKKKTIIILSNLSNKAKFGTKELIELFN; this comes from the coding sequence ATGCTCAAAAAATACGCTGCTCTGTTCATCGGTTTAATATCTGTAATATTTGTTTTTCTATATAAATTTTATTCGACGGATGAAACAATAATTTCCAATGAAAATAAAATCGCGTTAACAAAGGAACAAGTTTTAAAATCAAATGAAATAAATAAATATTTTAAGCATAAAAGCAAGGTTAATGGTTTTAACGGAAATGTGCTTTTTGCCGAAAACGGAAATATAATTTATGAAAATTCTTTTGGTTATTCAGACCTCGGATCAAAAACAAAAAATGATTTAAATACAAAATTCCAATTAGCTTCAGTGTCAAAACCATTTACCGCTTATGCTATATTACTGCTTAAACAAAGAAACGAACTAAATTTGGATGATTCCGTGCAACAATATTTTCCTGATTTTCCATATAATGGAATAACAATTAAACTGCTGTTGATTCATAAATCAGGCTTGCCCGAGTATTTCTATTTTACCGAGAAACTTTGGAATGAAAAAGATAAAGAAATTACAAACTCGGATGTAATCAATTTAATGATAGATAAATTTCCCAACAGATATTTTTTGCCGGATAAAAAATATAATTACATAAATACCAATTATTGTATTCTTGCAGCTATTGTTGAAAAAATAACCGGAGATAGTTTTAATGAATTTATGAAGGAAGAAATATTTGAAGAATTAGGCATGAAAAATACATTTATATATAATCAGGAAAATATAAGCTCATACAAAGATATTGCGGTTGGGTACGAAAGAGAAAAAATAAAAGCGCAGGATACATTTTTAAATGGCGTTGTTGGCGATAAAGGAGTTTATACGACCGTTGAAGATATGTTAAAATTCGATCAGGCATTATACAAAGGAGAACCTGTACAATCCGAAATATTGGAAGAAGCATTTAAGCCTATGCACGAAAAACTTTTAATAAATGACAATTACGGATTGGGCTGGAGAATAAATGCGGAAGATTCAACAAATAAAATAGTCTATCATACAGGATGGTGGAAAGGTTTTAGAACTTATTTTATTAGAGAGTTGGGAAAGAAAAAAACTATTATTATTTTAAGCAACCTCTCAAATAAGGCAAAATTTGGAACAAAAGAATTGATAGAGTTATTTAATTGA
- a CDS encoding DUF4126 domain-containing protein, with translation MNFETIISVFLGISLAAAVGFRIFVPLLVMSIASFFGYLNLSSGFEWISTLPALIIFGAATLFEIAGYYIPFIDNFLDAIASPTAVIAGSIVMASSIVELDPLVKWVLAIVAGGGAAGLVQSLTTITRGTSSLTTGGLGNHVVSTTEAGASFGISILAILFPIFIGILVILFLTWTVKKVYNKLLKSSSK, from the coding sequence ATAAATTTTGAAACAATAATTAGTGTATTTTTAGGAATCAGTCTTGCCGCAGCAGTGGGCTTTAGAATTTTTGTGCCGCTATTGGTCATGAGCATTGCTTCATTTTTCGGTTATTTAAACCTTTCCTCGGGATTTGAATGGATTAGCACTTTGCCTGCTTTAATAATATTTGGCGCAGCGACACTTTTTGAAATCGCGGGTTATTATATTCCTTTTATAGATAATTTTTTAGACGCTATCGCTTCACCAACCGCGGTTATAGCCGGATCAATTGTAATGGCTTCATCAATTGTTGAATTAGATCCTTTAGTTAAATGGGTTCTCGCAATTGTTGCCGGCGGCGGCGCAGCTGGTTTGGTTCAAAGTTTAACTACCATAACACGCGGAACTTCATCTTTAACAACCGGCGGATTAGGAAATCATGTGGTTTCCACTACCGAAGCCGGAGCTTCATTTGGTATTTCAATTCTCGCAATTTTATTTCCAATTTTTATCGGAATTCTTGTTATTCTTTTTCTAACTTGGACAGTTAAAAAAGTATATAACAAATTGCTTAAATCATCATCAAAATAA
- a CDS encoding NADP-dependent malic enzyme, producing the protein MSVTKEEALKYHSEGRKGKVEVIASKPCFTARDLSLAYTPGVAEPCREIEKKPEDVYQYTAKGNLVAVVSNGTAVLGLGDIGPEAGKPVMEGKGVLFKRFADIDVFDIELKTKDPKEVIRAVQLLEPTFGGINLEDIKAPECFEIEEELKRTMNIPVFHDDQHGTAIISCAALINAAELANKKLSDLRLVVSGAGAAAVSCCKLYISAGVNVKNIAMFDSKGHIHKGRTDLNSQKMEFAQDIHYPTLEDGMKDADVFIGLSKANVVSKEMVISMAPNPIVFAMANPDPEITYEEATSVRTDIIMATGRSDYPNQVNNVLGFPFIFRGALDVRASAINEEMKMAATKALANLAKEKVPDAVIRAYGGTDFEFGTNYIIPKPFDGRVLWKVAPAVAKAAMETGVARIQINDWVKYEEQLKERLGYSTEIIRMMIHKAQKNPRKIVYAEGEEEKIIRAANSALNDNISIPILIGNREIIEKKLDELGYEKTKFEIVDPNNFAKHNEFAQEFYKLRQRKGLTLNEAKELMKLPNYLGSMLVLMGDAHALIGGLGHSYPTTIKPALETIGVKKGFKIVSGLYIVIINRKVYFLADTTVNVNPNAEQLAEIAISAADTAKQFDIQPVVAMLSFSNFGSTNYPESNKVRDAVKIVNELRPDIIIDGEMQADTAVVPEIIEHEFPFAKIRGGANVLIFPNLDAGNIAYKLLNRLTEATVIGPILMGMKKPVHVLQRDVSVDDIINLSAIAAVEAMNNK; encoded by the coding sequence ATGAGCGTTACCAAAGAAGAAGCCCTTAAATATCACTCGGAGGGCAGAAAAGGAAAAGTAGAAGTTATCGCTTCTAAGCCTTGCTTTACAGCAAGAGATTTATCATTAGCTTACACTCCCGGCGTTGCCGAGCCATGCAGAGAAATAGAAAAAAAGCCGGAAGATGTTTATCAATATACCGCTAAAGGAAATTTAGTTGCGGTTGTGAGTAATGGCACAGCAGTATTGGGATTAGGTGATATTGGTCCCGAAGCAGGCAAACCTGTAATGGAAGGAAAAGGAGTTTTATTTAAACGTTTTGCAGATATTGATGTTTTTGATATCGAACTAAAAACCAAAGATCCAAAAGAAGTAATTAGAGCCGTTCAATTATTGGAACCCACATTTGGCGGAATAAATTTAGAAGATATTAAGGCGCCAGAGTGCTTTGAAATTGAAGAAGAATTAAAACGAACTATGAATATTCCTGTTTTTCATGACGATCAGCATGGAACAGCAATTATTTCATGCGCGGCTTTAATTAATGCTGCAGAATTGGCAAATAAAAAACTTTCTGATTTAAGATTGGTGGTGTCCGGAGCCGGAGCCGCTGCGGTATCTTGCTGTAAACTTTACATTAGCGCCGGTGTGAACGTAAAAAATATTGCAATGTTCGATTCAAAAGGTCATATTCATAAAGGAAGAACGGATTTAAATTCGCAGAAAATGGAATTTGCTCAAGATATTCATTATCCAACATTAGAAGATGGAATGAAAGATGCGGACGTTTTTATTGGATTATCGAAAGCAAATGTTGTTTCCAAAGAAATGGTAATATCTATGGCGCCTAATCCAATTGTATTCGCAATGGCAAATCCTGATCCTGAAATAACATATGAAGAAGCTACTTCTGTTAGAACAGATATAATTATGGCCACAGGCAGAAGCGATTATCCAAATCAAGTAAACAATGTTTTGGGTTTTCCTTTTATTTTTAGAGGAGCTTTGGATGTTAGAGCAAGCGCGATTAATGAAGAAATGAAAATGGCCGCGACAAAAGCTTTGGCAAATTTGGCTAAAGAAAAAGTTCCGGACGCTGTAATTCGTGCTTACGGAGGAACTGATTTTGAATTTGGTACAAATTATATTATTCCAAAACCGTTTGACGGCAGGGTTTTGTGGAAAGTTGCACCCGCTGTCGCAAAAGCCGCAATGGAAACAGGCGTTGCTCGAATTCAAATAAATGATTGGGTTAAATATGAAGAGCAGCTAAAAGAACGTCTGGGCTATTCTACGGAAATTATTAGAATGATGATACATAAAGCCCAGAAAAACCCAAGAAAAATTGTTTATGCCGAAGGAGAAGAAGAAAAAATAATTAGAGCCGCAAATTCCGCGTTGAACGATAATATAAGCATCCCTATTTTAATAGGTAACCGTGAAATAATTGAAAAGAAATTGGATGAGCTTGGTTATGAAAAAACGAAATTCGAAATTGTTGATCCTAATAATTTTGCTAAGCATAATGAATTTGCACAGGAATTTTATAAACTGCGACAAAGAAAAGGATTAACATTAAACGAAGCGAAAGAACTGATGAAACTTCCTAATTATTTGGGTTCTATGCTTGTTTTAATGGGCGATGCTCACGCATTAATAGGCGGTTTAGGTCATAGTTATCCAACAACAATAAAACCTGCTTTGGAAACAATCGGCGTTAAAAAAGGATTTAAAATTGTTTCCGGATTATACATAGTTATCATAAATAGAAAAGTATATTTTTTAGCTGATACTACCGTTAACGTAAATCCAAATGCCGAGCAACTTGCTGAAATAGCGATAAGCGCCGCGGATACCGCAAAACAATTTGATATTCAACCCGTTGTTGCGATGCTTTCTTTCAGTAATTTCGGAAGCACTAATTACCCGGAATCTAACAAAGTTAGAGATGCCGTAAAAATTGTAAATGAATTACGTCCCGATATTATTATTGACGGTGAAATGCAGGCAGACACTGCTGTTGTGCCCGAAATTATAGAACATGAGTTTCCTTTTGCAAAAATTAGAGGCGGGGCGAATGTACTTATATTCCCAAATCTTGATGCCGGTAATATTGCTTATAAACTTTTAAATAGATTGACCGAAGCTACAGTTATTGGACCAATATTAATGGGAATGAAAAAACCTGTTCATGTTCTGCAAAGAGATGTTTCAGTTGATGATATTATTAATTTATCTGCAATTGCGGCTGTTGAAGCGATGAATAATAAATAG
- a CDS encoding DUF2461 domain-containing protein, whose amino-acid sequence MNFFSKDFIEFMSELEKNNNRDWFTANKSRYEKFVKVPFENFVQHMIYKFQEIDENLMITPNEAIFRIYRDIRFSKDKTPYKTHVSAIIANGGRKNFRDPGVYIEIKYDKLNFYSGIYEMSKEQIYNTRKYIVSHLKEFDKLLNEKDFKKYFKTIQGEQNKVIPAEFKEAVQSQPLIANKQFYYFHTLPQNKILSKNLTDDLVKLYLCAKPMNNFLTNAVK is encoded by the coding sequence ATGAACTTTTTTTCAAAAGATTTTATTGAGTTTATGAGCGAATTGGAAAAAAATAACAATCGCGATTGGTTTACTGCCAATAAATCAAGATATGAAAAATTTGTAAAAGTTCCATTTGAAAATTTTGTTCAGCATATGATTTATAAATTTCAAGAAATAGATGAAAATTTAATGATAACCCCGAACGAAGCAATTTTTAGAATTTACCGTGATATAAGATTTAGTAAAGATAAAACTCCGTATAAAACACATGTATCGGCGATAATTGCCAACGGCGGAAGAAAAAATTTTAGAGATCCCGGAGTTTATATTGAAATCAAATACGACAAATTGAATTTTTACAGCGGAATTTATGAAATGAGCAAAGAACAAATTTATAACACAAGAAAATATATAGTTTCGCATTTAAAAGAATTTGATAAATTATTGAACGAAAAAGATTTTAAAAAATATTTCAAAACTATTCAGGGTGAGCAAAACAAAGTAATTCCCGCGGAATTTAAAGAAGCGGTTCAAAGTCAGCCGTTAATTGCGAACAAGCAATTTTACTATTTTCATACGTTACCGCAAAATAAAATTTTAAGCAAAAATTTAACCGATGACTTAGTGAAACTTTATTTGTGCGCAAAACCTATGAATAATTTTTTAACAAATGCCGTTAAGTAA